In Megalops cyprinoides isolate fMegCyp1 chromosome 16, fMegCyp1.pri, whole genome shotgun sequence, the genomic window GAGCTCTCAACTAATTAGCCCTGATAAAGTCATTAACTGCATGCTCACCTGGATTTGTCATGACTTATTGGCTGTTAGTTCATTGTTACAAATATGTGAATTTGTTCGTAATGCCATCTCTGtaagctgtttttatttttgtgatccCCTTTAACAAAGTATTAAACTGCATGGAATTAGAGTAATTTGTTGTTCAACGAGGCCTACACAGTCAGCCTTCAGTAACAGAATAAGTAAAGTAATTAATTACTATGTGTCTCAAGTAAGCTTGAGACACATCAGCAAAAACATTAACTTTAGCAAAGGCACACCTTCAACACTGAATTTATATCACAGAGAATGTACAGCTGATTAAATACAGCTCAATCAAACAAGTTACTGAGAGCTCAGCTGAAACTAAATTGCACACCCTGAGAGCTCACAAGTGTGCCTGCCTGCAAtagctcagacacacagccgGGGGGCAGCATAGAGTCTACAGCTCCGTAGACAGGGCTGTCATAGGGGGGCTGGGAGGTGGCCTGTGAGCAGGGAGGGTGTGGCggtggaggcggaggaggagtCCCACCACAATGCAGATGGAGCAGAGGGCCGCCACGCACATGCTGACCTGCTGGCCTATCGTCATCCCCCACAGCCCTGAGGGAGGGTGAGAAATGCCACAGAGAAGTGAGCGCTGGATCCTACAAGGGATCATATGCTAGAAAAACTATGATAAAGTTATATTACGTCAGACACATAAAGACATATACATAATAGTGCAATAAACAagtattttttgtatatttatatgagATCGCTATGaatattactttacattgcattacattatagtcatttagctgaccctcttattcagagcaacttacataggttatgattttatccatttatacagctggatatttactgaggcaattctgggttaagcactttgcccaagggtacaacacaTGAACAAACGTATTatatcaaataaatcaaataaatgtgtgaGTTGGCACAGCCCAGAAAGAGAGTGCTacttgggcagcagtgtatAGTGGTATAGTGATGAGGAGCAAGGCTCGTAACTGAAattttgctggtttgattccctgctggagtactgctgttgtaaccttgggcagGGTATTGACAGCACAtcacatttcattgcattattgtcatttagctgacatGCTCATCCAGAGCATCTTGCACTCAGAATACAGGTAATATCATATCACATAATATGACATTAGGAACCACATTACATATGGCATGTTAGAATGCATAAGATGAAAAAACGAAGTTATTCTGCACCTTGTTTGTACTGTAATAAAAGTGTGAGAGCAGTAAAAGATCACAACAAACCACAGAAAATGCTTGCGCTCTCATAAGCAGTGCAGACATCTGATGTGTACTGTGCAGTGATGTAACAGTAATGTAACCTGGAACACAGCATTGTGCATGACACAGGGCAAGCTGCTCACCTCCTACTCCCTGGCTCAGGGTATTCCAGCATGCTTTGCTGGTCATCAGCTCCCCTCCAGCATCACCTATATGGACAAGTGGCAGGATGCGAAGGGGACCCACCAAAACATCCCTGAGTGGGGCACTGTCATTCCAGCCTGCTATGTGGACACCAGCAAGAGGAAAGACAagacaaacattacaaaacagctGGTGGggttttttacatttaaacacagtTACGCTACCCTAATGACTatcatatgtatatgttttatgaatgtacaTAGAGATAGGCAGACAAAGAGGTGACATTTATATGTGTCTACCAGTGGtggtgggtgagctggaaacaggagaagCCAGAccactacctttaaatctatcatcTACATATTGCATGCAAGcatcataaaataatataatatcagATTTTGATACAAGGTGATATGTGGCCAACAGAGGCAATGAAATTAAGAATTTACAAAGTGACTGAAGAGAAATACTGTGGTGCACAGATGCAAGGGATAAAATACAGGTGACGCAAAtaacgtgtgtgtgcacgtgtgtgtgtagctgAGAAAGAGGAGGTATATAATAAAACTGCGGCGTAGATGGGTGTTGGAGACAGCTTGGTGTGAGTATTCGAAAAAGGGGAGGTATATAAGGTATGTAAGAAAAATTGGAATACATATGTGACAAGAGATGTGTGTGTTAGAGACAGGCAGAGTAAGAGACAGCCTGACAGGAAGACCCCGGATAAAGCAGATACACAAAGaggtgtgagtgcgtgtgtgtatgtaaaggCGTGGTGAGAGCAGGAGCTCCCAAACTGACTGTGCTGCAGAGAAGAGGTGTCCCGCATCCATCTCTGGCCCCTCCCACATGATGAGGTCTCACAGCATTCGCAGAGGTTGTCTTGACCCTCAAGCTCCTCCCAGCTGATTGATCCACAGGGCATGGTCAAAGGGCAAAACATCACTCCCTCAAAAAGGCTCATGGGCCTGAAGtcttctccccttcctccatCAACTAAGCTCCTTCTGCTCTATGACTCCGCTATTATGGTGATCCTTCTTCAATAGTGGCTTTGATATTAGGTGTGACCTTTTAGGGTTGTGAGGTCTGAATGGCGATAAAGCCAATATACTCCAGCAGCAGTAGTTACACAGTTTTAAAATCACATACCTCTATACAAACATCTTTGgcattgtgtaattttgtgaTGCATAAGCAGtcatatatattcacacacatccATGTCTTGCAACTCCTGCATGTTTCATGTGCTACACACTgctcatacagtatataatcatttactctgtgAAAAAGAAGCGCTGGAGCACCTAAGAGTGTCTGGGAGCACCTTCACATACCAACCTTCCAGTATCAGCATTGTACTGGCAGCTTTTGGACTGGTCACTAGGAGGCGCTGCACTGTCAACAACTTTCATTGTGCAGCGAATGAATATCTGAGGACAGAGTCAACATAGTGGGATTAGTTCTGCGTGCCTCAAAACTAATCTCCTCTGAGGGAGAGACACTGCCTGTCTCATCATTTCTTTCTGACAATCTGGCTGTTAGTTACCTTGGTCTTCCATGAAAAATGAGCACTAGTTAGAATGTTtacccatacaaaaatacatacattaataatatatattttaagaatatttttggGACAAtcaatgtgtttaaaatgcaatttaaattttaattattgaCATCTGGATATATTACAAAATCTCTGATTTccattaatgtgttttaaatgtatttgtaatagtTTCATGGGGTGAACAACAAATTTCTCAACACATTACAATAACGTGTTGAGAAAAAAATTTATTAACAAAAATtattgtttctctctctctctctccctctccctctccctccctattTACCCTGCTGTCACAGCCTTCCTTCTAGAAACCACCAGtcaccccaaccccaaccccaaatCAAATCACTGCCTGCCCCACAAGAGTACTTTCTTTACCCACTGGAGCTCCCCAGCCCTTTACCAGAGCATCCTTGTGGCTCTTGAACTGGAAGGCCTTGATCTGAAATCTCAGGGTGTTGTCAGAGCGAGGCAGGACGAACCTGGCCATTGAGCGCGGCAATCTGCTGTCCGCCAGACACCTGGGAGggtcacaggtcaaaggtcatagTTCACagttcattacattgcatgcatttagcagatgctcttatccagagcaacttccatcacaatagaacataagtgtatccattcaatttaaaggagcaacagtgtcagaccagacgAACAACAttcccaggccagtgagtgtgagcataacactattcaagccctaccacaagttaacttgtgagCTCTGACAGAAGCCATGTATACTACAgtacaacagtccctagaacccaaaatcaaaatacatcacaatactacatgtaaaattaaaatcaaatgcgagaagtagcaggtgttgggAGTGGGGACAGAAGTGCAACCGAGGTGCAGCGAATGAATATCTGGGGAGAGAGTCAACATAGTTCTTTGATGGACAGGATGAGGGACACCGTACATCACAACAACTCTGAACGCCAGACAACACAGAACTGGCCCACTCTCTTATTTCCAGACCTTTCCATCCTGGCTGATGGCTTCATGGAACACCTGTAATAATTCAGTGTTGGGAATTCTTCATGGTGATTCTTTCAGTGATGTGAAATCAGGCTAAAGCTGCATCTCCAGGGCATACACCTTGTGTATCACTCATTTAAGGTTATGACAGCACTAACGtcacccctctgctctcagtGTGCCTGTGGCGTACTCTCACCCGTAGTCCTGGATGATGGAGTAAATGGGCTCCCAGCCCAGCTTCTGGTCGGTTGTCGCCACACAGCTCTCCAGATAGATCTTGAAGCCCTGGTGATTGTGCAAGCGGATGGAGGCTTGCAGGTTGATGGTCTGGCCCAGGTGGTAGACGCTGGTGTTGGACTTCGACTGCCAGTCCTCTGGACAGGAACATACCAGCAACTGCACTCTAAACTGAACTAGGTCGTCACTCTGcatttcacttcctgtctcattGGGTGTATACAGACCACAGacaccctcactgtgctggAATCAATCTGAATGTAATTGCTGGAGTCAGGATTAGGGCCGTGTTAGGTGTCACTAAATCAGTTATAGAGGGCACAGCCTAAACATCTGGTCAGTCAACTTCATGTCCTGTCTGAGTACTCTCATATCTTAAGACATCccacagcaataaaacaaaaagctgaGTGTAGGGGACAGCATATGCTGATGCTAAATTTGCTCTCATCTTAATTTACACACAGTTATAAAGACTAATCGCTTTTAGAATTTCTAAAATTTGCCTTTTTGACAAATGATATGGGTGTAATGTTCATGTCATGCATTTCATTGTAATGAACAGAACAGTCATTGTCTTTCACCTAAAAGCTAAAATACCTGCTGCTGTGAAACTGCACTTCAGCCACTTGCCACCATATAAGCTTAGCAGCAAAGACAGGGGAACTGACCTGAcatgagactgagagagaaatcAAACATTCCCGCCACCGATTTCTGTACCGACTTCAGACTCCAGGTAGGCTTCACACCGTTGCTGGATACAACATTCTCACTGGGAATGGAAGACACCAGTTCAATGGTCACTTcgtacataaacacacaaaataacctTGGAATGATTAAACACAGATAAAGTCTTTCACTTTGATATTTGTTCCCATGGGCTGAAAGTGGCCTTGATGATACttatgaaagtaatgtaatgtaatataatgcaagtaaagtaatgtaatgttaaacatgtaatgcaatgcagtaCAATTCAAgcaatgtgatgtcatttttggtttttggcttaaaaatgtacattattgcAAACTGTTGGGTCTCACAGCATACCTGTGCCACTTTAAGAAAAGCACATGGATGTTTCACCACAATGTTCTTTGCCCTGTGTGGCATGCTACATGTAATGGTTTATACAGAATCATGCCCCTGTGTACCATGGGTAATGGCAGCACTGCAACAGTCCTGCCCATATGTGTCATGTATACTggcagcaaaataaaaagactttGCCGTACATACCGTGTGTAGTGGCAGTGCACTGTGGCTATCTTTCTTCCTTGCGACAGCCCACCAGCACTTGGGGTATAAAACAGGAAGTTGGAGTAAACCAGCTCCTTGTCTGTCACCTGACCGATACAGGATATGCTGAGGTTAGCACTGTCAGCAGAAGCGTCTGACTTAGTTTTCCACAACACATCCTTTTCACgcaataaaactgttttcaaTGCATACACACCTCTGACCCGACCGAGCTGCACTCAAATCTTGCTGGGCTAGTCTACATctttccacacaaaaaaaacacacaacttgAACTCAAGGTAAAATTAATGAGTGTCTACCTTGGTGATTTAATGCGTACCATGTACATGGTAAACTCCGTGTTTCACTTTACAGAGGATTAGTGTTACACGCGCAATAGCAGCCAGGTATAAAGAAGCCATCTGTTCAGGCAGATGGCACCAATTAGCTCGAGAGCGacaaagagaaggggagaagaaCGACCTGCCTAACTTGAATGACTGGAATAGTGTAAATTGTTAAAATGCTTCAGATTTGTATATATCCCTGTAAACTGAGCCGTATGAGAACCAAGCATGGTTGTGAAATAACTGAAGTAGGCTAAACTTGTTTTCATAAGAAGTTTTTGGAGACACGTGTAAAAACGAAATGGCGAGCGTTCGCTTACATTCCGCGTGTTCCCGCAGCTGCGCAGGCCGTAGCTAAAGACAATGCTGTCAGCGTTGTCCTCGGTGCTTTTGCAGACTTCCCCGAGAGACAGCTCCGCCGATGTCAGTGGCGGTGAATAAGCGCCCCAAAAGTCCTTACGGATCTCCACCCGGAGCGTATGTGCGCTGCATGCCACCGTTAACTGGTCGCTGTGTTGGAGCCAGGGCCTCAGATGCGCTTTGTGGATCTGTGGATCTTGTTTTGTCTGCAGTGAGCTCTGGTTGACTTTGCGGAATTCAAATCCTCTGGAGCCGAAAATAATTGGTGCGGTGTATCGCACACCATCTCCCATCGGAAAGTTTGGTTCTTTCAACTCGTGACGCCAGTTGAGCGAATCGGTTTTTCTCGCAGCGCTTATTATCATCAGATAAAGCCAACGCATACTCACATCCATTTTGATTGTTGACGGCAGTAAACCTGTTACTTTGATGTTCAGTAGAGTTGGTGTAGCAAAGGTTACACCTTGGTGGCAGGAAAATCTTTTTGATTTTATCTGAAGAAATGACGCTCTTGGTTTCGAAGACCCAGTTGTTTCAATAATGGGACTGAGGCGTCACTTTCCGTCGAGACTTATGCCCTAATTCGTTCATTGGCAATTGGTCTTGCAGCGGATGATTGGGATTCCTCTTTTCTGGAAGGGCCGTCGCTACCTTTAGAAGGAAAACGTAACGCTCAAAAACGATGCTATTGTATTTACCTATGGATACTGCTAGTGTCGTTTGCGACTCGTCAGCAAAATCACCTACTCACAAACATGTGCGTTGATACGCTTTTTTATAACATTGGGACTGTGGAGACCCAAAAGGTTGTATCTCCATATTGTTGAGTGAAGTCACACGCACTAACCAGGAATATTGTATTCcctggcattttttttatttccgtGACCTTGCTAATTccaaattaaaggaaaattaattccaaaattaaattaaaaatgtataaatgggCATTATTTATGATGCTGTTTATGGATGTGAAGTCGTTCCTTGTGTGCCTGAAAACTGCATGCTTCAGCTACCTCCTTGTTCATAAGCATGGATCTGAGCAAATGAGACCACAGTCTTTCACTGCCGGACGGTCTCCGATAGCTTAAATACACAGGAAAAATATGACTACGTGATGGAGAACTTTCGTATTCTCCAGCAGGTTAATATTCGGTTTACGTCTGTTAACTTGATGATAATGAGTCGAAATTAAGATGGTAAATTTAACGTGTAGTGTTCCAAGCTGATGCGAATCTGTGTAAGGATGTAGGTCCAAGCCAGAGGTAGTTTGTGTGTATAGAAGACCCTATACGGTTTTAATTACAGACGTTCTCCTTTTCTCCAGTAATGTATGTAATTCAGATTCTGACATGTCaaaatttatttctttgttgaatttttttaatgcattgtgtGAAGATGTGATTGCAATCACACTAAACCGACCTAGCACAACAATTTCATTGAGCTGAACTTGCACAATGCTCTCTTTTTATATAAGGCCGTAAATGAAATACAccttgattgattgattgattgattgattgatttatggCAAACACATGCCAAAGGTGGCAGTACACAGTAGAACGTAAGGAGTCATCTACTCAGAGGTGACTACTGGGACAGTTTTGCTGAGTGCCTCACATTATACTTAAGTTAAAATAAAGTATGATGGGGTGGCATTCAGCCAAGTCAATACAACGTTTCTCCGATTAGTATTCGTATTTGACCTACAGTGGTTACAAAAACACAAGTTGAActcctgcagtgtgtttaaTAATGTGCTGTTCAGAATGAGAATGTTTAATTATAAAAGTAGTAATACCCAATATGAAGTCTGCAGCAATCTAGCTAACACAACATTTGCACATGTATGTAACATATATGTAACATTGTAGCAACATTTTTACCTCACAGCACTGTTTAGAGAAAGCTGAATTGACATGTACGGGAGATTAATTGTCCTCTCATGCAGCCATTCTCTATCTGTGCCTTTTATCCCTTGTTACATTTgaaagggtcaaaggtcaacacAGTGGAATGTCAGACATGAGTTGATGCTGTGATAGAGCTGATCTGCTCAGGGTGAGGGCATGAAGTCAAgatgattatttaaaaataataataaaaaaaacaaatatcgCACAAAAagatgggttttgttttttttattttattttgtgttacatGAAAAGTACCTCTGACAACACAGATCGAGAGCAATGTGgatcaaagataaaaaaaagtggAATTGCTTCAGATCAGAGCACAATGGCTAATCTCTCCAAAGTCCCCGATCCATATCCCCTACCACCATCCCCTGCCTCTCCATCaaagggggtgggagagggcgGAAGGTCGGTGGATGACCGATGTTCTTGGGCGGTGACATGGGGAGAAGAGTGAGCCACCTGCTTAGTTGACCTTGGGGTGACGGAAGTTTTTCCCGGCGAACTTAGCTTTGTCTCCAAGCTCCTCCTCGATCCTGCGGGAAACGAGAGGACAGGGACCGATGTCAgacacatacaaatatgtacataataatgcaaaaaacaagtattttgtgtgtgtgtatatatatatatatatatatatatatatatatatatatatatatgagagtGCTatgaattatattattatattactgtcatttagcagactgtcttattcagagcaacttgcataggttatgattttatccatgtatacagctggatatctgctGAGGAAATTTTTAACCAAATAACCAAATGTAAACGTGACCAATAAATCTGTGTGAGTTGGCACAGCCCAGTAAGGCTCGTAACCAAAACATTCctggcttgattccccactggggcactgctgttttacccttgggcaagctgTGCATGACACACTGCGCACTACATAGTTAAACCACTCCCACTGAGCTCACCTCATCAGCTGGTTGTATTTCGCCAGACGCTctgacctgcagggggcaccGGTCTTGATCTACAGGGGAGAGGCAGACAAAATTCAGGTTAGCGGAGTTGAAGATGAGAACCTTTCACTCAGATGTGATGGGTAATGGACGTTTGCCCAGGGGTGGAGGGGCGGGGGAGGAGTTACCTGTCCAGTGCACAGACCAACAACCAGGTCAGCAATGAAGGTGTCCTCTGTCTCCCCAGAGCGGTGGCTCACCATCACACCCCAGCCATTGGACTGTGCCAGCTTGCAGCTGCCAGCATAGAGCGGTCagtatatattacacacacacacaaaaggcatCCTCACCAACCTGATCTAACCCCAGAGTACATTAGGCTGGGAATCAGTTGCACATTGGCACAGATTCACTGCCATCCTTTGATGCCAGCCCTTCCACAGACTGACTCTAAAGCCTCGCTGAATCTATATGTCAGATTCTGTGTAGTATAGTAGCCTTTGTGCCTTTGCAGTAAGACTGTGCATGATTTTGAAACTGTGTGCTGTCACCTTCACTATTTACGATCAGCGGTGTGATCATGATGTGGGTGCACCTCTGAATTGTCCAACTGTCCTGGTAATTGCATACCTGTGCATGTCATCCAAGACTTTAGATGAAGGGGTAAAAGGTTACCAGAATCGACTGAAAGCCAATTTACACACTGACCTCTGAATGGTCTCTGGTCTCTGTTATTCATGCCTAAAGGAACTTCTCTGGTCTCTGTTGCTCATAACTGAAGGACCTCGGTGATCTCTCATACTCAGAACTGAAGGACCCCGTTGGTCTTTGATACTCCTGATTCAAcaatctctctgctctctaTTACTCATGCCTGTAGGATGTCTCTGTTGTCTGATACTCACGCCTGGATGGACTCTGTGACCGAGCCAATCTGGTTGACCTTGAGCAGCAGGCAGTTGCAGGCCTTCTTCTCCACAGCCTGCTGGATACGCTTGGGGTTGGTCACGGTCAGGTCGTCCCCTACCACCTGGATGTCGACAGAGCCAGTGAACTTGGCCCAGTGCTCCCAGTCATCCTGATCGAAGGGGTCTTCAATGGACTGCACTGTAAGACAGAAGTAAACGATGCCAGAGTCAGAtgcagggagatggaggaggagtgAGATTGAGAGGAGACGAGCAGGGGGACGTTCTAGCCCAACCTGAAAATCATGGGGGTATGGTTAATGAGCAAATAGTAAAGTGGAGTGAGAGATAACTGCACAcgcagcacacatgcatgccgGTACCTGGGTATCCCTTGATGAAGCTTTTGTACAGGTCTCCTAGCTTCTCGCCCGTGATGTGCCGGGCAGGGTCATCAGGGGACTTGAAGTCCAAGTCGTATTTGCCATTTTTGAAGAACTCAGACGCGGCCACATCCATGCCGATGATGATCTTGTCGGAATAGCCGGCCTTCTCGATTGCAGTCTTCAACAGCTCCAGGGCTGGGCAGgtcaaagagagggagagaggatgggtCATGtccatgcacacatacaatgcCTTGTTTAGCTTGCTCAAATATATTGTAAGTAATGGGTCACTAGAAGCAATAAATGTATAGTAAGAATACTAATCACACAGAGATCTGCACATTCAACAAAGGAAACCATGTAAAGCTAAGTACCAGTGTTCTTATTGTCCAGCTTATTATATGGCTTCAATATGGCACTTGCACATAACAGAATAATTATTTCAGCATCAAAAGACTGGCTGATTTATTTAAGCATTGATTTAtcaaaaaaatgttacagaCTATTCTTCTACCTCTTCTACTGTCCGTCTAGTTTTACGATAATGCACTAATCAGTAAATCTCTTTGGGTAAGTGTCTGCTGAAGAATAACAACttaaatctaattttaaaaacttgATTATATAAAACTTAATATGAAAGCAAATCAATATGTGTTAATGTAAAAGGTAAGTAATGAGCACTGTTCTTGGGGTgactgtagtgtagtgtaacTGTAAATCCATCCTCCTGAGATgactatcccccccccccccccttctccttgAGCAGATGGCAGCGGTGGCCCCTACCCTCATTGTTCTCCAGGATGTTGGGAGCGAAGCCGCCCTCGTCCCCCACGTTGGTGGCATCCTTGCCGTACTTGCCCTTGATGACGCTCTTCAGGTTGTGGTAGACCTCGGCGCCCATACGCATGGCCTCGTGGAAGTTGGAAGCACCAACGGGCAGGATCATAAACTCCTGCATAGCCAGCTTGTTGCCTGCGTGGGAGCCGCCGTTGATGACATTGAAGGCCTAGTGGTATGGGGGGATTGGACAAAgggatgtgagagagagggagagcagagaggggagggtgaaggaggaagaagtgatgaatgaatggattgagtggacagaaagagagacaaaaactttgtcattaaaaaaatcactttttgaTCAGTAGAAGTAAGGTTGACCagtaatggtaaggagcagggcttgtatcgGAAACATTGTTGCTTCAATTCCCCaatggggcattgctgctgtgcCGTTGAGCAAGGTATTCAacctaaattgcctcagtaaatatccaactgtataaatggaaaatggaaaattgtaatgtataggtcgctctgggtaagaacatctgttaaatgtttattcCATCTCAGACATTTCAACATAGCAGTCTTTTAGCTGCAGAGTTGATCTTCTTGAGTATCTACAGCTGAGGTTGGAAGAATATTTGTTACTTGTTACCTTTAGTATTGGAAGAATTAAGCCAGAGGAGATATCATACTGTACACAAAATTGGTAGGTGTAAAATGTGATTAATCCCTAAACTGAACTCATTGCTTCTAAAACTCACATCTTCCGCATGTCCTACGACAGCAGGTGGAATGAAACTAAAAGTTTGCTATTTTCAAGTTCTGATAAAAATCATCAGTTCCCTCTACATTTTCCACACTGTTCTTGATTTCGCACCCTCCACCTCTCCTGCTCATACCCTGTTCACAACGCGTTTACTTCCTGTTCACTTCCAACTCGCTTCCTGTTTACATCCTGTTCACTTCCTGCTTCTTTCCCGTTCTTGCCTTGCTTACTTCCCGTTCACTAATGCTCGCTTCCTGTGCAGATCTGCTTTCTTCCTGTTCACATCCTGGTACTCACAGGCACAGGCAGGATCACATCCTTGTGAGCAGCCAGGTCAGCGATATGGCGGTACAGGGGCACGCCTTTCTCTGCAGCACCAGCCttacacacagccagagaaacGCCCAGGATTGCATTGGCACCAAACTTGGCTGTTAAGAACAGAGAAGGAgcaggtttgggggggggagggggggcatttAACATATGAGCTCAGAGCATTGTGCTACCACAACAAAACCTACAGCagtgtgcatgcatttcaaacagaacTGCTGAGTGGCTTAAGTCAGAATGTCAGATTGAGTCTGTGTCTCTGGCAGCTGAAAGCCACCTGGTGCATTGAAGTGTCTGCAGCTGATTGCACTGCAGGGTGTTCCAGGGGTATGGGTGGGCAAAACTGAGCTGCTAAACTGTTTTGGATAACTGTCTTCATGAGTCATCTTCAGGTTTAAACTAATCATAGTGCTTTTCTTTGGAGTCCATTTAACTGGTGTGAATGAGTCAAATATTGGTGACGTATTTATTCTATATGATGCAGTTACAGTAGACTGTAGTGGGGTGTTCCCACCAGGAAAAGCACAGTAGGAGTATATTAAGTAGTATCACATATTGGACCACATGTATCAATGGTGTATATGCACTAAGActgtgctgagcacttttctacacataaaacggtatttatgaaaagaaacTTGCCAGGAAAACATGCATACCTCTGTGCATGGTCTCGAGGTGGTgtacgcataaaatttgtaatttgagGATTAgtgacaccaagaggaactaacggtgatgcaagtaaatgggtcttgtgtcaatcattgatgagtgttatcgtGCCAGGTCCCGGCGCCAGGATGAAGTAACTGAcggggcagttaaaaatggcgagggggcaaatctttttatatagtaaaacagtagattaTCCTCCTGCTATACctatttctgcatgtttttcatCCTGCTGGTGGCAATATAGTGAtgttttgactagatgcgaa contains:
- the eno3 gene encoding beta-enolase, which gives rise to MSITKIHAREILDSRGNPTVEVDLFTAKGRFRAAVPSGASTGVHEALELRDGDKARYLGKGTKKAVDHVNKDIGPKLIEQKLSVVEQEKIDKFMLGLDGTENKSKFGANAILGVSLAVCKAGAAEKGVPLYRHIADLAAHKDVILPVPAFNVINGGSHAGNKLAMQEFMILPVGASNFHEAMRMGAEVYHNLKSVIKGKYGKDATNVGDEGGFAPNILENNEALELLKTAIEKAGYSDKIIIGMDVAASEFFKNGKYDLDFKSPDDPARHITGEKLGDLYKSFIKGYPVQSIEDPFDQDDWEHWAKFTGSVDIQVVGDDLTVTNPKRIQQAVEKKACNCLLLKVNQIGSVTESIQACKLAQSNGWGVMVSHRSGETEDTFIADLVVGLCTGQIKTGAPCRSERLAKYNQLMRIEEELGDKAKFAGKNFRHPKVN